Sequence from the Hamadaea flava genome:
GAGTCCGCGCCGACCCCGGAGCCTCCGAAGGCTGAATCGCCCAAGGCTGAGTCGCCCAAATCGGCGACTCCGCAACCTGGGCTGCCGGAGGCTGAGTCGGCGAAGCCGGGCGAGGAGCCGACCGTGCTGATCGACCCGGACACGCTGAAGCCGCTCTGAGGCGACTGCAAGATCGTCGGCAGCCGACGATTACCGCACGAATACACCCACGAACGTCGGCCACCGACGATCTTGGACGTTGGAACGCCCACGAACGTCGGCCACCGACGATCTTGGACGTCGGGACACCCAAGAATGTCGGCCACCGATGATCTTGGGCGTGCAGCGGCGAGGCGCGGCGAGCGCGGGGTGACTGCCGGCGCGGCGAGGCGAGCGTGGGTGAGCGGAGCGGCGCGAAGCAAGGTAACGGGGCGAAGCCCGGCGGAGCTGCAAAAAAAACATGAGCTAAGGCCGCGAAACGAGGACCGCTCGTTCCACCACCGCCCGCTTCTCCAAAGTGGATGACTCGGTGTGGGCGGACAGCACGAGGGTGCAGCCGGCGACGAGCGGGGCCACGAGCCAGTCGACCACGTCGGGGTGGTCGTCGATGGCCAGCAGCACGCGGGATCCGGCGGTGAGTCCCATTGCTGCGGCCCGGGTGGACGCGAATGAGACGAGTGAGTCGTGCGTGAATGTGCCGAGGGCGAGATCCGTGCCGGCCGGGCGTGGTCCGCTGTAGTGGTCGCCGTGGACACGCGCGGACGACACCCAGTCTTGTACGCCCGGGGCCAGGTCGCGTACGGGCAGGGCGAAGGGGTGCAGCCCGACGGCGAAGACGTCTGGCGCGTCGGCGGTCTCACCTGGGCCGACGAAGGCGACGTCCAGTGGCGACTCGGCCGAGATGGAGAGTCCAGCCGTCCACACGCTCAGGTAGAGCGCCGCGGTCTGCCAGTGCGGGGGCAGCTCGATCGCCGCATTCGCCCCGGGGCCGAGGCCGCAGCCGTCGACCAGCAGGTTCGCGGTCTTGGACACCCAGTTGGCGAGGGTCGCACCGGAGAGTTCCGTCCGTTCGCCGGTGGCGTCGTCGTACCACGTGAGCAGGGGACGCGCCGGATCGGCGGAAACGGCTGCCAGGAAGGCGGAGGACATCGTCGACACATGGTCACGCTAACTCACGCACTTCAGCCAGGT
This genomic interval carries:
- a CDS encoding TIGR03089 family protein; this encodes MSSAFLAAVSADPARPLLTWYDDATGERTELSGATLANWVSKTANLLVDGCGLGPGANAAIELPPHWQTAALYLSVWTAGLSISAESPLDVAFVGPGETADAPDVFAVGLHPFALPVRDLAPGVQDWVSSARVHGDHYSGPRPAGTDLALGTFTHDSLVSFASTRAAAMGLTAGSRVLLAIDDHPDVVDWLVAPLVAGCTLVLSAHTESSTLEKRAVVERAVLVSRP